In Alosa sapidissima isolate fAloSap1 chromosome 11, fAloSap1.pri, whole genome shotgun sequence, a single window of DNA contains:
- the dock4 gene encoding dedicator of cytokinesis protein 4 isoform X1 — protein sequence MWVPTEQEKYGVVLANFRGLVQYGLPLEIGDTVQILEKCEGWYRGFIIKNPTTKGIFPSCYIHLKNAHIKNKGQFETVIPMEDSVITEMTVTLRDWGIMWKQLYVRNEGDLFHRLWHVMNEILELRQQVLVGHLTHDSMSNIKQHITARLDWGNEQLGLDLVPRREFSMVDPDEISVTELYQLMERRHRRKELPGQASMHHLFVQVKGLMSASLGEELEVFLFIYDSRDSRPISERFVVRLNKQGVPSALEKAERQCTLFVDLGSSDLRKDVYVVAHIIRIGRMVAGEKKSVSNVQYRRPFGCAIISIADLLTVDSKDDHLLKVYSCNMETEWYQIHDSIIRKVSSRYSLVGSNTGLSMSLQLLHGDMEQIRKDYMRLFTRNISITKRLGFSDIIMPGEIRNDLYITLEKGEFEKGGKSVARNVEVSVHVLGADGQIQKDVLCAGSGELGVEQHHSFVLYHSNSPRWSDQIKLPIPMDLFRGLHVRFEFRHCSTKEKGEKKIFGFSFVPLMQENGSILPDRTHELLVHKCEDATYFQDVARYLKLPYSKTNTPGNNQPARNSKESFWITSFLCSTKLTQNGDILDLLKWRTHPEKIADCLSKLKDIDGTEIVKFLQDTLDTLFGILDQSAQRYGLKVFDCLVHIINLLQDSKFQQFKPVMDTYIESHFAGALSYRELIKLLKWYIDRIIDAEHHEQIQQVLKAAEYIFKYIVQSRRLYVGATGGQGEEEFRCSVHELFKSVHLFLSHQSKGVSPITHTQAVFLRSFPTVCCELLKVFLVREVAVLAHDTLGSLPVMAHTDCPLQAVKLQCIAKTVESPLYTNQECRCVVLPVILRHLQVHMQEQRDLVMCAHILTGMLSVITKDGTVSQRGQVPHASHVFECVASEEVNIIMDSMSGVLLRTILEVTNCPQPAGTALRLQYQDVTGEFVACLLTLLRLLSDKDYQRFLSRFSSKDELMAFLLQLFTVFEILIRPDMFPKDWTVMQLVTSNVIITSLLYLSDALKKNFLNEKFDFKVWESYFYLAVVFINQQCLQLEKFPPSKRKKVLEKYGDMRVMVGCEILSMWQSLEEHKLNFIPVMIGLFLEATLVPQADLRNVLIPIFHDMMDCELSRSGNFKQVEAKLIDKLDSLMSEGKGDETYKELFNNIIPLFGPYPSLLKKIESETWRESGVSLITTVTRLMERLLDYRDCMKIGDVDGKNIGGPVNLLNFYKTELNKEEMYIRYIHKLYDLHFKAQNYTEAAYTLLLYDELLEWTERPLREFLGYPLQSEWQRKECLHLTIIHNFDRGKCWENCIILCRELANQYEAYYDYRNLSKMRMMEASLYDKIMNQQRLEPEFFRIGFYGKKFPFFLRNKEFVCRGNDYERLEAFQQRMLSEFPHAIAMQHANPPEQTILQAEAQYLQIYAVSPVPEGQDVLQRDGVPNNIKSFYKVNHIWKFRYDRPFHKGTKDKENEFKSLWVERTTLTLAQSLPGISRWFEVDKRDLVEMSPLENATEVIENKNLQLRTLIAQCQTRQMQNSNPLTMCLNGVIDAAVNGGLARYQEAFFAKDYIANHPQDGDKITRLRELMFEQAHILEYGLAVHEKYVSLDMRPLHKKLVDQFHMMRSSLGLQPQEFPALVRASPMHFVSGSPRSCRTPVPSAISPDGPRMVMRRSPLTYPAVNRYSSSSLSSQASNEVSNITGQSESSDEVFNMQPSPSTSSLSSNQSGSTHVNNSAPASNRASPLPSDKQKHSRDNLCLSPRDRLCTGLFPSTLDPTARTVPLQIVDPTSSRPEPNLPTLEKGAGSLGIGMRSYSPMPTNKSPQKTSMPPLTPSPIDCLPPGGLVLNSPARSGSCSSGISSLSRCSVSETCGMDPALSDSPVPLPVPVPTLEEPMVRRGSKTPPPYSVYERNNLRRATPLPHSLSVPPSADPSGLPPKPHLNRSHRLHSEPRQRTVPRKVSQL from the exons TGCTGGCTAACTTCAGGGGACTGGTGCAGTATGGCCTACCACTTGAGATTGGAGACACCGTGCAGATTCTGGAGAAATGTGAAG GCTGGTATAGAGGATTTATAATTAAGAATCCAACTACTAAG GGAATTTTTCCAAGCTGTTACATCCATTTGAAGAATGCTCATATCAAGAACAAAGG GCAGTTTGAAACGGTCATACCAATGGAGGACTCTGTCATCACAGAGATGACGGTGACCTTGAGGGACTGGGGCATCATGTGGAAGCAGCTCTATGTG agaAATGAGGGGGATCTGTTCCATCGGCTGTGGCACGTGATGAATGAGATTCTGGAGCTGCGGCAGCAGGTTCTGGTGGGCCATCTGACCCACGACTCCATGAGTAACATCAAGCAGCATATCACCGCGCGCCTGGACTGGGGCAACGA GCAGCTGGGATTGGATCTGGTCCCCAGGAGAGAATTTAGCATGGTGGACCCAGACGAGATCAGCGTCACCGAGCTCTACCAGCTG ATGGAGCGGAGACATCGGAGGAAGGAGCTTCCTGGCCAGGCCAGCATGCACCACCTGTTTGTCCAGGTGAAGGGCCTGATGAGCGCGAGCCTGGGAGAGGAGCTGGAGGTGTTCCTCTTCATCTACGACAGCAGAGACAGTCGCCCAATCAG TGAGAGGTTCGTAGTGCGTCTGAATAAACAAGGAGTCCCAAGTGCTCTGGAGAAGGCTGAACGACAATGCACTCTCTTTGTT GATTTGGGGAGTAGCGATCTACGAAAAGATGTTTATGTTGTAGCTCATATAATTAGAATCG GACGGATGGTGGCAGGGGAGAAGAAGAGTGTCTCTAATGTCCAGTACAGGCGGCCTTTTGGCTGTGCCATCATCAGTATTGCTGACCTCTTGACTGTAGATTCCAAGGATGACCACCTACTGAAGGTGTATTC ATGTAATATGGAAACAGAGTGGTACCAGATTCATGACAGCATCATCAGGAAAGTCAGCTCCAGATACAGCCTGGTTGGGTCGAACACGG GACTCTCCATGTCTCTGCAGCTCCTTCATGGAGACATGGAGCAGATCCGTAAAGACTACATGCGCCTCTTCACCCGAAACATCTCCATCACCAAGAGACTTGGCTTCTCAGACATCATCATGCCAG gTGAAATAAGGAATGATCTGTATATAACGTTGGAGAAGGGGGAATTTGAGAAAGGGGGGAAAAGTGTGGCTCGGAACGTGGAGGTCAGTGTGCACGTCCTTGGAGCAGATGGGCAGATTCAAAAG GATGTGCTCTGTGCTGGCTCTGGAGAGCTAGGAGTGGAGCAGCATCATTCGTTTGTGCTCTACCACAGCAACAGCCCGCGGTGGTCAGATCAGATCAAACTGCCCATCCCCATGGACCTGTTCAGAGGGCTGCACGTCCGCTTCGAGTTCAGACACTGCTCCA CCAAGGAGAAGGGGGAGAAGAAGATATTTGGCTTCTCTTTCGTCCCCCTGATGCAGGAGAATGGAAGCATACTTCCAGATAGAACACATGAGCTTCTCGTCCACAAg TGCGAAGACGCAACATATTTCCAAGATGTAGCTCGGTACCTCAAGCTTCCCTATTCTAAAACAAACACGCCTGGAAATAATCAGCCTGCACGCAACAGCAAGGAGTCCTTCTGGATTACATCTTTCTTGTGTTCTACCAAACTCACACAGAATG GTGATATACTCGACTTACTGAAGTGGAGAACACACCCAGAGAAAATTGCTGATTGCCTGTCTAAACTCAAGGACATTGATGGCACTGAGATTGTAAAG TTTTTACAGGACACACTGGATACTCTATTTGGTATTTTAGACCAGAGCGCACAGAGATATGGTCTAAAGGTGTTTGACTGCTTG GTACATATAATAAATTTACTGCAGGATAGTAAATTTCAACAATTTAAGCCAGTAATGGACACGTACATTGAGAGTCACTTTGCTGGAGCTCTGTCATACAG GGAACTTATCAAATTACTGAAGTGGTATATTGACCGAATCATTGATGCAGAACATCATGAGCAGATTCAGCAGGTTCTGAAG GCAGCTGAGTACATTTTCAAGTACATTGTTCAGTCGAGGAGGCTCTACGTAGGAGCGACTGGTGGACAGGGCGAGGAGGAGTTTCGCTGCTCCGTCCACGAGCTCTTCAAATCggtccacctcttcctctctcaccagAGCAAAGGCGTCagccccatcacacacacgcag GCTGTGTTCCTGAGGTCCTTCCCTACAGTCTGCTGTGAGCTGCTCAAGGTCTTCCTGGTCAGAGAAGTGGCCGTCCTGGCCCATGACACACTGGGCAGCCTCCCTGTGATGGCTCACACTGACTGCCCCCTTCAGGCTGTTAAACTCCAGTGTATCGCCAAAACTGTGGAGAGCCCACTCTACACCAACCAGG AGTGCCGGTGTGTGGTCCTGCCTGTGATCCTGCGGCACCTTCAGGTGCACATGCAGGAGCAGAGGGACCTGGTCATGTGCGCTCACATCCTCACCGGCATGCTCTCCGTCATCACTAAGGACGGCACGGTCAGTCAGAGAGGACAGGTACCGCACGCTTCGCATGTGTTT GAGTGTGTTGCCTCTGAGGAGGTGAATATCATCATGGACAGCATGTCCGGTGTTCTTCTGAGAACCATCTTGGAAGTCACCAACTGCCCACAGCCCGCTGGGACTGCCCTGCGCCTGCAGTACCAGGATGTCACG GGTGAGTTTGTGGCCTGTTTACTGACCCTCCTGAGGCTGCTAAGTGATAAAGATTACCAAAGATTTCTCTCAAGATTCTCAAGCAAAGATGAGCTCATG gCTTTTCTCCTACAGTTATTCACTGTCTTTGAAATACTCATACGCCCAGATATGTTTCCCAAAGATTGGACAGTCATGCAGTTGGTCACCAGCAA TGTAATTATCACCTCACTTCTGTACCTCTCTGATGCCTTGAAGAAGAACTTCCTCAATGAAAAGTTTGACTTCAAG GTGTGGGAGTCCTATTTTTATCTTGCTGTCGTCTTCATAAACCAGCAGTGTCTCCAGCTTGAGAAGTTCCCTCCCTCCAAACGGAAAAAAGTGCTGGAAAA GTATGGAGACATGAGGGTAATGGTTGGATGTGAAATCCTTAGCATGTGGCAAAGTTTAG AAGAGCATAAACTGAACTTCATCCCTGTCATGATCGGGCTCTTCCTGGAGGCGACCCTGGTGCCCCAGGCTGACCTGCGGAACGTGCTGATCCCCATCTTCCACGACATGATGGACTGTGAGCTCAGCAGGAGTGGAAACTTCAAACAG GTGGAGGCCAAATTGATTGACAAGCTGGACAGCCTGATGTCTGAAGGCAAAGGCGATGAGACGTACAAGGAACTCTTCAACAACAT AATTCCCCTGTTTGGCCCATACCCAAG TCTGCTGAAGAAGATAGAGAGCGAGACCTGGAGGGAGAGTGGTGTTTCCCTAATTACCACGGTAACGCGACTGATGGAGAGGCTGCTTGACTACAG GGACTGCATGAAGATCGGAGACGTGGATGGGAAAAACATAGGTGGCCCTGTCAACCTGCTA AACTTCTACAAAACTGAACTTAACAAAGAGGAGATGTACATAAGGTACATTCATAAGCTCTACGACCTGCATTTCAAAGCACAAAATTACACAG AGGCGGCCTACACACTGCTGCTGTACGATGAGCTGCTGGAGTGGACTGAGCGGCCCCTAAGGGAGTTCCTGGGCTACCCCCTGCAGAGCGAGTGGCAGAGGAAGGAGTGCCTCCATCTCACCATCATCCACAACTTTGACAGGGGGAAA TGTTGGGAGAACTGCATCATACTGTGTAGGGAATTGGCAAATCAGTACGAGGCATATTATGACTACAGGAATCTCAGTAAAATGAGG ATGATGGAAGCATCATTATATGACAAAATAATGAATCAGCAGAGACTGGAGCCTGAATTCTTCAGAATTGGCTTCTATGGCAAGAAGTTCCCCTTCTTTTTACGG AATAAGGAGTTTGTGTGCCGGGGCAATGATTATGAGCGCCTAGAAGCCTTCCAGCAGCGAATGTTGAGCGAGTTCCCCCACGCCATCGCCATGCAGCATGCCAACCCGCCCGAGCAGACCATCCTTCAGGCCGAGGCGCAGT ATCTGCAGATCTATGCAGTAAGTCCAGTCCCCGAAGGTCAAGATGTACTGCAGAGGGACGGGGTACCCAACAACATCAAGAGCTTCTACAAGGTCAACCATATCTGGAAGTTCCGCTATGATCGGCCTTTCCACAAAGGCACAAAGGACAAGGAGAATGAGTTCAAG AGCCTGTGGGTGGAACGAACTACACTGACCCTGGCCCAGAGCCTGCCTGGTATCTCCCGCTGGTTTGAGGTCGACAAGAGAGACCTG GTTGAGATGAGTCCACTGGAGAACGCCACTGAAGTGATTGAGAACAAGAACCTGCAGCTCAGAACATTGATTGCTCAGTGCCAGACCCGGCAAATGCAGAACAGCAACCCCCTCACCATGTGCCTCAATGGAGTGATAGACGCTGCTGTTAATGGGGGGCTGGCACGCTACCAAGAG GCATTTTTTGCAAAAGATTACATTGCAAATCATCCTCAAGACGGGGATAAGATCACTCGTCTCAGAGAGCTGATGTTTGAACAG GCTCACATTCTGGAATATGGGTTGGCTGTGCATGAGAAGTATGTTTCACTGGACATGCGACCGTTGCACAAAAAACTGGTAGACCAGTTTCATATGATGAGGTCAAGTCTTGGACTACAG CCACAGGAATTCCCTGCCCTTGTGCGTGCCAGTCCAATGCACTTTGTCAGTGGGAGCCCACGCAGCTGTAGGACCCCCGTGCCCAGTGCCATCAGCCCAGATGGCCCTCGCATGGTGATGAGGCGCAG TCCCCTGACCTACCCAGCTGTCAACCGCTACTCCTCATCCTCACTCTCGTCTCAGGCCTCCAATGAAGTGAGCAACATCACAGGCCAGTCTGAGAGCTCTGATGAGGTGTTCAACATGCAG CCAAGCCCTTCTACCTCTAGCCTCAGTTCCAACCAATCTGGCTCCACCCATGTGAACAACTCCGCTCCAGCCAGTAACAGAG CTTCCCCACTGCCCTCTGACAAGCAAAAGCACTCTCGAGATAACCTGTGCCTCTCACCAAGGGACAGGCTCTGCACAGGCTTGTTTCCCAGTACACTGGATCCAACTGCA AGAACGGTACCACTCCAGATTGTGGATCCTACATCATCCCGTCCTGAACCAAACCTCCCAACACTTGAGAAAG GAGCAGGGTCTCTTGGCATCGGGATGAGGTCATATTCACCTATGCCCACAAACAAGTCGCCCCAAAAG ACCTCCATGCCTCCCTTGACACCGTCCCCCATAGACTGCTTGCCTCCTGGTGGCTTGGTGCTCAACTCCCCAGCTCGCTCTGGCAGCTGTAGCAGTGGCATCTCTTCCCTGAGCCGCTGCAGTGTGTCGGAGACCTGTGGCATGGACCCTGCCCTTAGTGACTCTCCAGTGCCTCTCCCTGTGCCTGTCCCCACTCTGGAGGAGCCCATGGTGCGGCGGGGCAGCAAGACGCCTCCTCCCTACAGCGTGTATGAACGGAACAACCTCCGCCGGGCCACACCGCTGCCTCACAGCCTCTCTGTCCCCCCCAGCGCCGATCCCTCTGGCCTGCCTCCCAAACCACATCTAAACCGCAGCCACAGATTACACTCGGAACCACGCCAACGGACTGTACCCCGCAAGGTCTCACAGCTATAA
- the dock4 gene encoding dedicator of cytokinesis protein 4 isoform X4 has translation MVDPDEISVTELYQLMERRHRRKELPGQASMHHLFVQVKGLMSASLGEELEVFLFIYDSRDSRPISERFVVRLNKQGVPSALEKAERQCTLFVDLGSSDLRKDVYVVAHIIRIGRMVAGEKKSVSNVQYRRPFGCAIISIADLLTVDSKDDHLLKVYSCNMETEWYQIHDSIIRKVSSRYSLVGSNTGLSMSLQLLHGDMEQIRKDYMRLFTRNISITKRLGFSDIIMPGEIRNDLYITLEKGEFEKGGKSVARNVEVSVHVLGADGQIQKDVLCAGSGELGVEQHHSFVLYHSNSPRWSDQIKLPIPMDLFRGLHVRFEFRHCSTKEKGEKKIFGFSFVPLMQENGSILPDRTHELLVHKCEDATYFQDVARYLKLPYSKTNTPGNNQPARNSKESFWITSFLCSTKLTQNGDILDLLKWRTHPEKIADCLSKLKDIDGTEIVKFLQDTLDTLFGILDQSAQRYGLKVFDCLVHIINLLQDSKFQQFKPVMDTYIESHFAGALSYRELIKLLKWYIDRIIDAEHHEQIQQVLKAAEYIFKYIVQSRRLYVGATGGQGEEEFRCSVHELFKSVHLFLSHQSKGVSPITHTQAVFLRSFPTVCCELLKVFLVREVAVLAHDTLGSLPVMAHTDCPLQAVKLQCIAKTVESPLYTNQECRCVVLPVILRHLQVHMQEQRDLVMCAHILTGMLSVITKDGTVSQRGQVPHASHVFECVASEEVNIIMDSMSGVLLRTILEVTNCPQPAGTALRLQYQDVTGEFVACLLTLLRLLSDKDYQRFLSRFSSKDELMAFLLQLFTVFEILIRPDMFPKDWTVMQLVTSNVIITSLLYLSDALKKNFLNEKFDFKVWESYFYLAVVFINQQCLQLEKFPPSKRKKVLEKYGDMRVMVGCEILSMWQSLEEHKLNFIPVMIGLFLEATLVPQADLRNVLIPIFHDMMDCELSRSGNFKQVEAKLIDKLDSLMSEGKGDETYKELFNNIIPLFGPYPSLLKKIESETWRESGVSLITTVTRLMERLLDYRDCMKIGDVDGKNIGGPVNLLNFYKTELNKEEMYIRYIHKLYDLHFKAQNYTEAAYTLLLYDELLEWTERPLREFLGYPLQSEWQRKECLHLTIIHNFDRGKCWENCIILCRELANQYEAYYDYRNLSKMRMMEASLYDKIMNQQRLEPEFFRIGFYGKKFPFFLRNKEFVCRGNDYERLEAFQQRMLSEFPHAIAMQHANPPEQTILQAEAQYLQIYAVSPVPEGQDVLQRDGVPNNIKSFYKVNHIWKFRYDRPFHKGTKDKENEFKSLWVERTTLTLAQSLPGISRWFEVDKRDLVEMSPLENATEVIENKNLQLRTLIAQCQTRQMQNSNPLTMCLNGVIDAAVNGGLARYQEAFFAKDYIANHPQDGDKITRLRELMFEQAHILEYGLAVHEKYVSLDMRPLHKKLVDQFHMMRSSLGLQPQEFPALVRASPMHFVSGSPRSCRTPVPSAISPDGPRMVMRRSPLTYPAVNRYSSSSLSSQASNEVSNITGQSESSDEVFNMQPSPSTSSLSSNQSGSTHVNNSAPASNRASPLPSDKQKHSRDNLCLSPRDRLCTGLFPSTLDPTARTVPLQIVDPTSSRPEPNLPTLEKGAGSLGIGMRSYSPMPTNKSPQKTSMPPLTPSPIDCLPPGGLVLNSPARSGSCSSGISSLSRCSVSETCGMDPALSDSPVPLPVPVPTLEEPMVRRGSKTPPPYSVYERNNLRRATPLPHSLSVPPSADPSGLPPKPHLNRSHRLHSEPRQRTVPRKVSQL, from the exons ATGGTGGACCCAGACGAGATCAGCGTCACCGAGCTCTACCAGCTG ATGGAGCGGAGACATCGGAGGAAGGAGCTTCCTGGCCAGGCCAGCATGCACCACCTGTTTGTCCAGGTGAAGGGCCTGATGAGCGCGAGCCTGGGAGAGGAGCTGGAGGTGTTCCTCTTCATCTACGACAGCAGAGACAGTCGCCCAATCAG TGAGAGGTTCGTAGTGCGTCTGAATAAACAAGGAGTCCCAAGTGCTCTGGAGAAGGCTGAACGACAATGCACTCTCTTTGTT GATTTGGGGAGTAGCGATCTACGAAAAGATGTTTATGTTGTAGCTCATATAATTAGAATCG GACGGATGGTGGCAGGGGAGAAGAAGAGTGTCTCTAATGTCCAGTACAGGCGGCCTTTTGGCTGTGCCATCATCAGTATTGCTGACCTCTTGACTGTAGATTCCAAGGATGACCACCTACTGAAGGTGTATTC ATGTAATATGGAAACAGAGTGGTACCAGATTCATGACAGCATCATCAGGAAAGTCAGCTCCAGATACAGCCTGGTTGGGTCGAACACGG GACTCTCCATGTCTCTGCAGCTCCTTCATGGAGACATGGAGCAGATCCGTAAAGACTACATGCGCCTCTTCACCCGAAACATCTCCATCACCAAGAGACTTGGCTTCTCAGACATCATCATGCCAG gTGAAATAAGGAATGATCTGTATATAACGTTGGAGAAGGGGGAATTTGAGAAAGGGGGGAAAAGTGTGGCTCGGAACGTGGAGGTCAGTGTGCACGTCCTTGGAGCAGATGGGCAGATTCAAAAG GATGTGCTCTGTGCTGGCTCTGGAGAGCTAGGAGTGGAGCAGCATCATTCGTTTGTGCTCTACCACAGCAACAGCCCGCGGTGGTCAGATCAGATCAAACTGCCCATCCCCATGGACCTGTTCAGAGGGCTGCACGTCCGCTTCGAGTTCAGACACTGCTCCA CCAAGGAGAAGGGGGAGAAGAAGATATTTGGCTTCTCTTTCGTCCCCCTGATGCAGGAGAATGGAAGCATACTTCCAGATAGAACACATGAGCTTCTCGTCCACAAg TGCGAAGACGCAACATATTTCCAAGATGTAGCTCGGTACCTCAAGCTTCCCTATTCTAAAACAAACACGCCTGGAAATAATCAGCCTGCACGCAACAGCAAGGAGTCCTTCTGGATTACATCTTTCTTGTGTTCTACCAAACTCACACAGAATG GTGATATACTCGACTTACTGAAGTGGAGAACACACCCAGAGAAAATTGCTGATTGCCTGTCTAAACTCAAGGACATTGATGGCACTGAGATTGTAAAG TTTTTACAGGACACACTGGATACTCTATTTGGTATTTTAGACCAGAGCGCACAGAGATATGGTCTAAAGGTGTTTGACTGCTTG GTACATATAATAAATTTACTGCAGGATAGTAAATTTCAACAATTTAAGCCAGTAATGGACACGTACATTGAGAGTCACTTTGCTGGAGCTCTGTCATACAG GGAACTTATCAAATTACTGAAGTGGTATATTGACCGAATCATTGATGCAGAACATCATGAGCAGATTCAGCAGGTTCTGAAG GCAGCTGAGTACATTTTCAAGTACATTGTTCAGTCGAGGAGGCTCTACGTAGGAGCGACTGGTGGACAGGGCGAGGAGGAGTTTCGCTGCTCCGTCCACGAGCTCTTCAAATCggtccacctcttcctctctcaccagAGCAAAGGCGTCagccccatcacacacacgcag GCTGTGTTCCTGAGGTCCTTCCCTACAGTCTGCTGTGAGCTGCTCAAGGTCTTCCTGGTCAGAGAAGTGGCCGTCCTGGCCCATGACACACTGGGCAGCCTCCCTGTGATGGCTCACACTGACTGCCCCCTTCAGGCTGTTAAACTCCAGTGTATCGCCAAAACTGTGGAGAGCCCACTCTACACCAACCAGG AGTGCCGGTGTGTGGTCCTGCCTGTGATCCTGCGGCACCTTCAGGTGCACATGCAGGAGCAGAGGGACCTGGTCATGTGCGCTCACATCCTCACCGGCATGCTCTCCGTCATCACTAAGGACGGCACGGTCAGTCAGAGAGGACAGGTACCGCACGCTTCGCATGTGTTT GAGTGTGTTGCCTCTGAGGAGGTGAATATCATCATGGACAGCATGTCCGGTGTTCTTCTGAGAACCATCTTGGAAGTCACCAACTGCCCACAGCCCGCTGGGACTGCCCTGCGCCTGCAGTACCAGGATGTCACG GGTGAGTTTGTGGCCTGTTTACTGACCCTCCTGAGGCTGCTAAGTGATAAAGATTACCAAAGATTTCTCTCAAGATTCTCAAGCAAAGATGAGCTCATG gCTTTTCTCCTACAGTTATTCACTGTCTTTGAAATACTCATACGCCCAGATATGTTTCCCAAAGATTGGACAGTCATGCAGTTGGTCACCAGCAA TGTAATTATCACCTCACTTCTGTACCTCTCTGATGCCTTGAAGAAGAACTTCCTCAATGAAAAGTTTGACTTCAAG GTGTGGGAGTCCTATTTTTATCTTGCTGTCGTCTTCATAAACCAGCAGTGTCTCCAGCTTGAGAAGTTCCCTCCCTCCAAACGGAAAAAAGTGCTGGAAAA GTATGGAGACATGAGGGTAATGGTTGGATGTGAAATCCTTAGCATGTGGCAAAGTTTAG AAGAGCATAAACTGAACTTCATCCCTGTCATGATCGGGCTCTTCCTGGAGGCGACCCTGGTGCCCCAGGCTGACCTGCGGAACGTGCTGATCCCCATCTTCCACGACATGATGGACTGTGAGCTCAGCAGGAGTGGAAACTTCAAACAG GTGGAGGCCAAATTGATTGACAAGCTGGACAGCCTGATGTCTGAAGGCAAAGGCGATGAGACGTACAAGGAACTCTTCAACAACAT AATTCCCCTGTTTGGCCCATACCCAAG TCTGCTGAAGAAGATAGAGAGCGAGACCTGGAGGGAGAGTGGTGTTTCCCTAATTACCACGGTAACGCGACTGATGGAGAGGCTGCTTGACTACAG GGACTGCATGAAGATCGGAGACGTGGATGGGAAAAACATAGGTGGCCCTGTCAACCTGCTA AACTTCTACAAAACTGAACTTAACAAAGAGGAGATGTACATAAGGTACATTCATAAGCTCTACGACCTGCATTTCAAAGCACAAAATTACACAG AGGCGGCCTACACACTGCTGCTGTACGATGAGCTGCTGGAGTGGACTGAGCGGCCCCTAAGGGAGTTCCTGGGCTACCCCCTGCAGAGCGAGTGGCAGAGGAAGGAGTGCCTCCATCTCACCATCATCCACAACTTTGACAGGGGGAAA TGTTGGGAGAACTGCATCATACTGTGTAGGGAATTGGCAAATCAGTACGAGGCATATTATGACTACAGGAATCTCAGTAAAATGAGG ATGATGGAAGCATCATTATATGACAAAATAATGAATCAGCAGAGACTGGAGCCTGAATTCTTCAGAATTGGCTTCTATGGCAAGAAGTTCCCCTTCTTTTTACGG AATAAGGAGTTTGTGTGCCGGGGCAATGATTATGAGCGCCTAGAAGCCTTCCAGCAGCGAATGTTGAGCGAGTTCCCCCACGCCATCGCCATGCAGCATGCCAACCCGCCCGAGCAGACCATCCTTCAGGCCGAGGCGCAGT ATCTGCAGATCTATGCAGTAAGTCCAGTCCCCGAAGGTCAAGATGTACTGCAGAGGGACGGGGTACCCAACAACATCAAGAGCTTCTACAAGGTCAACCATATCTGGAAGTTCCGCTATGATCGGCCTTTCCACAAAGGCACAAAGGACAAGGAGAATGAGTTCAAG AGCCTGTGGGTGGAACGAACTACACTGACCCTGGCCCAGAGCCTGCCTGGTATCTCCCGCTGGTTTGAGGTCGACAAGAGAGACCTG GTTGAGATGAGTCCACTGGAGAACGCCACTGAAGTGATTGAGAACAAGAACCTGCAGCTCAGAACATTGATTGCTCAGTGCCAGACCCGGCAAATGCAGAACAGCAACCCCCTCACCATGTGCCTCAATGGAGTGATAGACGCTGCTGTTAATGGGGGGCTGGCACGCTACCAAGAG GCATTTTTTGCAAAAGATTACATTGCAAATCATCCTCAAGACGGGGATAAGATCACTCGTCTCAGAGAGCTGATGTTTGAACAG GCTCACATTCTGGAATATGGGTTGGCTGTGCATGAGAAGTATGTTTCACTGGACATGCGACCGTTGCACAAAAAACTGGTAGACCAGTTTCATATGATGAGGTCAAGTCTTGGACTACAG CCACAGGAATTCCCTGCCCTTGTGCGTGCCAGTCCAATGCACTTTGTCAGTGGGAGCCCACGCAGCTGTAGGACCCCCGTGCCCAGTGCCATCAGCCCAGATGGCCCTCGCATGGTGATGAGGCGCAG TCCCCTGACCTACCCAGCTGTCAACCGCTACTCCTCATCCTCACTCTCGTCTCAGGCCTCCAATGAAGTGAGCAACATCACAGGCCAGTCTGAGAGCTCTGATGAGGTGTTCAACATGCAG CCAAGCCCTTCTACCTCTAGCCTCAGTTCCAACCAATCTGGCTCCACCCATGTGAACAACTCCGCTCCAGCCAGTAACAGAG CTTCCCCACTGCCCTCTGACAAGCAAAAGCACTCTCGAGATAACCTGTGCCTCTCACCAAGGGACAGGCTCTGCACAGGCTTGTTTCCCAGTACACTGGATCCAACTGCA AGAACGGTACCACTCCAGATTGTGGATCCTACATCATCCCGTCCTGAACCAAACCTCCCAACACTTGAGAAAG GAGCAGGGTCTCTTGGCATCGGGATGAGGTCATATTCACCTATGCCCACAAACAAGTCGCCCCAAAAG ACCTCCATGCCTCCCTTGACACCGTCCCCCATAGACTGCTTGCCTCCTGGTGGCTTGGTGCTCAACTCCCCAGCTCGCTCTGGCAGCTGTAGCAGTGGCATCTCTTCCCTGAGCCGCTGCAGTGTGTCGGAGACCTGTGGCATGGACCCTGCCCTTAGTGACTCTCCAGTGCCTCTCCCTGTGCCTGTCCCCACTCTGGAGGAGCCCATGGTGCGGCGGGGCAGCAAGACGCCTCCTCCCTACAGCGTGTATGAACGGAACAACCTCCGCCGGGCCACACCGCTGCCTCACAGCCTCTCTGTCCCCCCCAGCGCCGATCCCTCTGGCCTGCCTCCCAAACCACATCTAAACCGCAGCCACAGATTACACTCGGAACCACGCCAACGGACTGTACCCCGCAAGGTCTCACAGCTATAA